The following coding sequences are from one Streptomyces dengpaensis window:
- a CDS encoding LacI family DNA-binding transcriptional regulator — translation MATIKDVAERAGVAPSTVSYVLSGSRKISEDTRRAVQAAIAELGYHPRASARTLRSARTHVLALAVPRVPGEYRAIDGRFAVDVTDAARGHDHDVLLITDEDGVGGLRRVARSGLADAAVLMAVEERDPRIEVLHELGFPAALLGHDGHAGLPWTDLDWEAAVALALRETAAAGHRRIVFLSSAEHEIAARRGYALHGLDGARRAAHETGAEVRVVSSHRDPDVLGRRLREALTTSPAPTALVVQHLILLPHLLDAVASAGRRVPDDLSVVLVGSLPDELGIRHLPRIDLPVAEMSAAVARLAIEAVELGCGTTESSSAPLRTKTREARASNASPGAPYHPIQPRMAGPTIAPPAGD, via the coding sequence ATGGCCACGATCAAGGACGTTGCCGAACGGGCGGGTGTGGCGCCGAGCACCGTCTCCTACGTCCTGAGCGGCTCCCGCAAGATCTCCGAGGACACCCGACGGGCAGTTCAGGCCGCCATCGCGGAGCTCGGCTATCACCCGCGTGCCAGCGCCCGCACTCTGCGCAGTGCCCGTACCCACGTGCTCGCGCTGGCTGTGCCGCGCGTGCCCGGCGAGTACCGCGCGATCGACGGCAGGTTCGCCGTCGACGTCACCGACGCCGCCCGCGGCCACGACCACGACGTCCTCCTCATCACCGATGAGGACGGCGTCGGCGGCCTGCGCCGGGTGGCCCGCAGCGGACTCGCGGACGCGGCGGTGCTGATGGCGGTCGAGGAGCGCGATCCCCGCATAGAGGTCCTGCACGAGCTGGGCTTTCCCGCGGCGCTGCTCGGCCATGACGGCCATGCCGGGCTTCCCTGGACCGATCTCGACTGGGAGGCCGCGGTCGCCCTCGCGCTGCGCGAGACCGCGGCGGCCGGCCACCGGCGGATCGTCTTCCTGTCGTCTGCCGAGCACGAGATCGCCGCCCGCCGTGGTTACGCGCTGCACGGTCTCGACGGCGCCCGGCGCGCGGCCCACGAGACCGGCGCGGAGGTGCGCGTGGTCTCCTCCCACCGCGACCCGGACGTCCTCGGGCGCCGGCTGCGCGAGGCGTTGACCACCAGTCCTGCGCCGACCGCTCTGGTCGTCCAGCACCTGATCCTCCTCCCTCACCTGCTGGACGCGGTGGCCTCGGCCGGGCGGCGGGTCCCCGACGACCTGTCCGTCGTCCTCGTCGGCAGCCTCCCCGACGAGCTGGGCATCCGGCATCTGCCCCGGATCGACCTGCCCGTCGCCGAGATGTCCGCGGCCGTGGCCCGACTCGCCATCGAGGCGGTCGAGCTCGGCTGCGGCACCACAGAGTCCTCCTCTGCCCCGCTCCGCACGAAGACACGCGAGGCACGCGCCTCGAACGCGTCCCCCGGAGCGCCGTACCACCCGATCCAGCCGCGTATGGCCGGGCCCACCATCGCCCCGCCGGCCGGCGACTGA
- a CDS encoding class I SAM-dependent methyltransferase: protein MINVGAGTGSYEPPQTVPAIEPSQVMLAQRPPRAAPAVRAVAEHPPLRDNTADAVMAVLTVHHWPDLTAGIAQLRRIARRRVVILTSDQHIFREQFRLVRAYLPQAATFDDTRTTVTPTCSGSTPSTSAIGY, encoded by the coding sequence GTGATCAACGTAGGAGCGGGTACCGGCTCCTACGAGCCACCGCAGACGGTGCCTGCCATCGAGCCCAGCCAGGTCATGCTTGCCCAACGCCCACCACGGGCCGCGCCCGCCGTGCGCGCGGTCGCCGAACACCCTCCGCTGCGCGACAACACTGCCGACGCCGTCATGGCAGTGCTGACCGTCCACCACTGGCCCGACCTGACAGCCGGAATCGCCCAACTCCGCCGGATCGCCCGCCGCCGCGTCGTCATCCTGACCTCAGACCAGCACATCTTCCGCGAGCAGTTTCGGCTCGTACGCGCGTACCTCCCGCAGGCCGCCACCTTCGACGACACCCGCACCACCGTCACGCCGACCTGCTCGGGCTCGACACCATCGACGTCGGCTATCGGCTACTAG
- a CDS encoding carbohydrate ABC transporter permease, which yields MSVPANRPTRSARLRSAWNTTAALLILAVLLFPVYWMLNTALQPESSIAATQWFPTAPSLKNFDTAISTQGGSLLTSLGVALGAVVVCLALAAPAAYGLAQFGLRGGQGIVFTTLITQMVPGIVIANAMYSAYAELGLVNSYLGLILADASLGLPFAIVLLRAFMVSIPTEVVEAAMVDGANRFTAFVRIVLPMSRNSLITAGLFTFLFAWSDFIFALTLNTTDDVKPITLGIYQFVGAHVSDWGAVMATAVLSAVPAAVLLVVAQKYIAAGITGGSVK from the coding sequence ATGAGCGTGCCGGCGAACCGGCCCACCCGCTCTGCCCGTCTGCGCTCGGCCTGGAACACCACCGCCGCGCTGCTGATCCTGGCCGTCCTGCTCTTCCCGGTGTACTGGATGCTCAACACCGCGCTCCAGCCGGAGTCGAGCATCGCCGCCACGCAGTGGTTCCCCACCGCGCCGAGCCTGAAGAACTTCGACACGGCGATCAGCACCCAGGGCGGCTCGCTGCTCACCAGCCTCGGTGTCGCGCTCGGCGCCGTCGTCGTCTGCCTGGCGCTGGCCGCGCCCGCCGCGTACGGGCTCGCCCAGTTCGGCCTGCGCGGCGGCCAGGGCATCGTCTTCACCACGCTCATCACGCAGATGGTGCCGGGCATCGTCATCGCCAACGCCATGTACAGCGCGTACGCGGAGCTGGGGCTGGTCAACTCCTACCTGGGACTGATCCTCGCGGACGCCTCGCTCGGGCTGCCGTTCGCGATCGTGCTGCTGCGGGCGTTCATGGTCTCGATCCCCACCGAGGTGGTGGAGGCGGCGATGGTGGACGGGGCGAACCGGTTCACCGCGTTCGTCCGGATCGTGCTGCCGATGAGCCGCAACTCACTGATCACGGCGGGTCTGTTCACCTTCCTCTTCGCCTGGTCGGACTTCATCTTCGCGCTGACGCTCAACACCACGGACGACGTCAAGCCGATCACCCTCGGCATCTACCAGTTCGTGGGCGCCCACGTCAGCGACTGGGGCGCGGTGATGGCGACCGCCGTGCTCTCCGCGGTGCCGGCCGCGGTGCTGCTCGTCGTCGCTCAGAAGTACATCGCCGCCGGCATCACCGGCGGATCGGTCAAGTAG
- a CDS encoding DUF1918 domain-containing protein produces the protein MQARVGDRLLVHGRIVGQHDRTAEVIEVLGEDGSPPYRVRFEDGHETVMSPGPDTVIRHFSPAEK, from the coding sequence ATGCAGGCCAGGGTTGGGGACAGGCTCCTCGTTCACGGCAGGATCGTGGGACAGCACGACCGGACGGCAGAGGTCATCGAGGTGCTCGGTGAGGACGGTTCTCCGCCCTATCGCGTCCGTTTCGAGGACGGGCACGAGACGGTGATGTCTCCAGGCCCAGACACCGTCATCCGCCATTTCTCGCCTGCTGAGAAGTGA
- a CDS encoding cupin domain-containing protein → MTFILPDLPLDDPRWYQRGALYVPSGKGPTVWAAGDVYTIKATGAQTNGGFGFIEATVPAGGGPLAHVHPGEEETFYILDGELEFLDGDHVFTAVAGDFIHIPRGVRHRFTNKGNHAAKMIFMFTPAGLEQIIADHAQPARPGEAPPSQIDDEQIARYEKMAELTKVINLPEVS, encoded by the coding sequence ATGACCTTTATACTGCCTGACCTGCCCCTTGATGACCCGCGCTGGTACCAGCGCGGTGCGCTCTACGTGCCTTCCGGCAAGGGGCCCACGGTGTGGGCCGCAGGTGACGTCTACACGATCAAGGCGACGGGCGCGCAGACGAACGGCGGGTTCGGCTTCATTGAGGCCACGGTTCCGGCCGGCGGCGGACCGCTGGCCCATGTCCACCCCGGGGAGGAAGAGACGTTCTACATCCTGGATGGGGAATTGGAGTTCCTGGACGGCGACCACGTCTTCACAGCCGTGGCCGGTGACTTCATCCACATCCCCCGGGGGGTTCGCCACCGCTTCACGAACAAGGGCAACCACGCTGCCAAGATGATCTTTATGTTCACGCCTGCCGGGCTGGAGCAGATCATCGCCGACCATGCCCAACCTGCCCGGCCCGGGGAGGCGCCGCCGTCACAGATCGACGACGAGCAGATCGCGCGGTACGAAAAGATGGCCGAGCTGACGAAGGTGATCAATCTTCCGGAAGTTTCCTGA
- a CDS encoding IS630 family transposase produces MAEPVRVRRLTDQEGRRLQQIVRRGSTSSVRYRRAMMLLASAGGNRVPVIAQLVQADDDTVRDVIHRFNEIGLACLDPQWAGGRPRLLSPDDENFVIQTATTRPAKLGQPFTRWSLRKLVAYLRKVHGRVIRIGRETLRGLLARRGVTFQRTKTWKESTDPERDAKLDRIEYVLENFPDRVFAFDEFGPLGIRPTGGACWAGQGRPDRVPATYHRTHGVTYFHGCYSIGDDTLWGVNRRRKGAANSLAALKSVRAARPDGAPIYVILDNLSAHKGTKIRRWAQKNKVELCFTPTNASWANPIEAHFGPLRQFTLANSHHPNHTVQTRELHAYLRWRNTNARHPDVLAAQRKERARIRSEKGIRWGGRALADAA; encoded by the coding sequence GTGGCTGAGCCTGTCCGTGTGCGCAGACTGACCGACCAGGAGGGGCGGCGTCTGCAGCAGATCGTGCGCCGTGGCAGTACGAGTTCGGTGCGCTATCGGCGGGCGATGATGCTGCTGGCCTCGGCCGGCGGGAACCGTGTGCCGGTGATCGCCCAGCTGGTGCAGGCCGACGACGACACCGTGCGCGATGTGATCCACCGGTTCAACGAGATCGGCCTGGCCTGCCTGGACCCTCAATGGGCGGGAGGCCGTCCCCGCCTGCTCAGCCCTGACGACGAGAACTTCGTCATCCAGACGGCCACCACCCGCCCCGCCAAGCTCGGCCAGCCCTTCACCCGCTGGTCGCTGCGCAAACTCGTCGCCTACCTGCGCAAAGTCCACGGCCGGGTGATCCGAATCGGCCGCGAGACCTTACGCGGCCTGCTCGCCCGCCGCGGCGTGACCTTCCAGCGGACCAAGACCTGGAAGGAGTCCACCGACCCTGAGCGCGACGCCAAGCTCGACCGGATCGAGTACGTCCTGGAGAACTTCCCCGACCGCGTATTCGCTTTTGACGAGTTCGGCCCGCTGGGCATCCGCCCCACCGGGGGAGCCTGCTGGGCCGGGCAGGGCCGCCCCGACCGAGTCCCGGCGACCTACCACCGCACCCACGGCGTCACCTACTTCCACGGCTGCTACTCGATCGGCGACGACACCTTGTGGGGCGTCAACCGCCGTCGCAAGGGAGCGGCCAACAGCCTGGCCGCACTCAAGTCCGTCCGGGCCGCCCGCCCGGACGGCGCCCCGATCTACGTGATCCTGGACAACCTCTCCGCGCACAAGGGCACGAAGATCCGCCGGTGGGCGCAGAAGAACAAGGTCGAGCTGTGCTTCACCCCGACCAACGCCTCCTGGGCCAACCCGATCGAGGCGCACTTCGGGCCACTGCGGCAGTTCACCCTCGCCAACTCCCACCATCCGAACCACACAGTCCAGACCCGTGAGCTGCACGCATACCTGCGCTGGCGCAACACCAACGCCCGCCACCCCGACGTCCTGGCCGCCCAACGCAAAGAACGCGCCCGCATCCGCAGCGAGAAAGGCATCCGCTGGGGCGGACGCGCCCTCGCCGACGCGGCCTGA
- a CDS encoding ABC transporter substrate-binding protein, with protein sequence MPSLAGRIRAGAARAGGARVPVLAATLACATAALGLTGCAAEPDPGTVTVLNSATDTAEHTANQRFFDRCAKPLGVRVEQVSVPADQIASKVLRMASSDSLTDILELDGSELPQFAQTEGLRPLAEAGVDTSGFSASATSLGSYDGVQYGIARSVNSLALIYNTKLLKDAGIDPPRTWAELREAAKKLTAGDTYGMAFSASPNADGVYQFLPFFWSAGGDEAKLDNGKGEAALQLWKDLVADGSASRSVVNWNQQDVNDQFMAGRAAMMINGPWQVPVLSAQKNVDWAVASIPVPEAGRAAVPPIGGTVMAVPKNEDDPAREKKAGELLNCLNSEQNQLQWGESVNNVPTRAAAAQAYATQNPKLAAFADLVTTARSRTAQVGTGWPVVGDALAGAFQSVLTGRTSPEQAMHRAQQQASAGK encoded by the coding sequence ATGCCGTCCCTAGCAGGACGCATCAGAGCAGGAGCCGCAAGAGCCGGAGGCGCGCGGGTTCCCGTGCTCGCCGCGACCCTCGCGTGCGCCACCGCCGCGCTGGGCCTGACCGGCTGCGCCGCGGAGCCCGACCCGGGCACCGTCACCGTGCTCAACTCGGCGACCGACACCGCCGAGCACACCGCCAACCAGCGGTTCTTCGACCGATGCGCCAAGCCGCTGGGCGTGAGGGTCGAGCAGGTCAGTGTGCCCGCCGACCAGATCGCGTCGAAGGTGCTGCGGATGGCGTCGTCCGACTCGCTCACCGACATCCTGGAGCTCGACGGCTCGGAGCTGCCGCAGTTCGCGCAGACCGAAGGACTGCGCCCCCTGGCGGAGGCCGGCGTCGACACGTCGGGCTTCTCCGCGAGCGCCACCTCCCTCGGCTCCTACGACGGCGTCCAGTACGGCATCGCCCGTTCCGTCAACTCGCTCGCCCTGATCTACAACACCAAGCTCCTCAAGGACGCGGGCATCGATCCGCCGCGAACCTGGGCCGAGCTGCGGGAGGCCGCGAAGAAGCTGACCGCGGGCGACACGTACGGGATGGCCTTCAGCGCGAGCCCCAACGCGGACGGCGTGTACCAGTTCCTGCCCTTCTTCTGGTCCGCCGGCGGCGACGAGGCGAAGCTCGACAACGGCAAGGGCGAGGCCGCGCTCCAGCTCTGGAAGGACCTCGTGGCGGACGGCTCCGCGTCGAGGTCGGTCGTCAACTGGAACCAGCAGGACGTCAACGACCAGTTCATGGCGGGCCGCGCCGCCATGATGATCAACGGCCCGTGGCAGGTGCCGGTCCTCAGCGCCCAGAAGAACGTGGACTGGGCGGTCGCGAGCATCCCGGTCCCCGAGGCAGGCAGGGCCGCGGTACCGCCCATCGGCGGCACCGTCATGGCCGTACCGAAGAACGAGGACGATCCGGCCCGCGAGAAGAAGGCCGGCGAGCTGCTCAACTGCCTCAACTCCGAGCAGAACCAGCTCCAGTGGGGCGAGTCCGTGAACAACGTGCCCACGCGCGCCGCGGCCGCCCAGGCGTACGCCACCCAGAACCCGAAGCTCGCCGCCTTCGCCGACCTGGTCACCACGGCCCGTTCCCGCACCGCGCAGGTCGGGACCGGATGGCCCGTCGTCGGTGACGCGCTGGCCGGCGCCTTCCAGTCCGTGCTGACCGGGCGTACCAGCCCGGAACAGGCCATGCACCGGGCGCAGCAGCAGGCCTCGGCAGGGAAGTGA
- a CDS encoding alpha/beta fold hydrolase: MLDGFEDRYAEVNGTRLHYVVGGEGEPLVLMDGWPRTWHGLIKILPLLAKRFRVIAVDYRGQGDSDKPADGYDKKTMAKDVYKLVRSLGYAQVNIAGGDVGAMVAYAFAANYPQATKKLALWEGGPFSQIFLDIVGPFPKPGEPNAWWYPLSQIEGLPAKLLAGRFRHVIDWSIDHFAVHPERIGEESRAIYAAAYNDPDALAAAFGVYKTFHQDLADNNAYPPLTMPVLGLGAQYVAAVQAMMDGKATDIRYRTIKDSGHYVAEEQPEALAAELEKFFG, from the coding sequence ATGCTTGACGGATTCGAAGACCGGTACGCCGAGGTGAACGGAACCCGACTTCATTACGTTGTCGGGGGTGAAGGCGAGCCGCTCGTCCTCATGGACGGATGGCCGCGCACATGGCACGGCCTCATCAAAATCCTGCCCTTGCTGGCGAAGCGCTTCCGCGTCATCGCCGTGGACTACCGCGGTCAGGGTGATTCGGACAAGCCCGCAGACGGCTACGACAAGAAGACCATGGCGAAGGACGTCTACAAACTGGTTCGCAGCCTGGGCTATGCGCAGGTGAACATCGCCGGCGGGGACGTCGGTGCGATGGTCGCGTATGCTTTCGCAGCGAATTATCCGCAGGCCACCAAGAAGCTGGCGCTGTGGGAAGGCGGACCCTTCTCCCAGATATTCCTGGACATCGTCGGTCCCTTTCCTAAGCCCGGCGAGCCGAACGCATGGTGGTATCCGCTGAGCCAGATCGAGGGCCTGCCCGCGAAGCTACTTGCCGGGCGCTTCCGGCATGTGATCGATTGGTCGATCGACCATTTTGCGGTCCACCCGGAGCGGATCGGCGAGGAAAGCCGAGCCATCTACGCCGCGGCGTACAACGATCCCGACGCGCTGGCCGCGGCTTTCGGCGTGTACAAGACCTTCCATCAGGACCTCGCCGACAACAACGCCTACCCGCCGTTGACCATGCCGGTCCTGGGGCTGGGCGCTCAGTACGTTGCCGCGGTGCAGGCAATGATGGACGGCAAGGCCACCGACATCCGATACCGCACGATCAAGGACAGCGGCCATTACGTAGCTGAAGAGCAGCCGGAAGCGCTCGCCGCCGAACTGGAGAAGTTCTTCGGCTGA
- a CDS encoding GH1 family beta-glucosidase, whose protein sequence is MSIPELPESSGFPGFPDGFLFGAATASYQIEGAYDEDGRGPSIWDTFSREPGRVAQGATGDIACDHYHRYREDVALLRDLGVDSYRFSIAWPRVQPTGSGPANTAGLDFYDRLVDKLLAAGISPAATLYHWDLPQALEDRGGWRVRETAERFAEYTAIAADRLGDRVDRWITLNEPFCSAFIGYAAGGHAPGAREGRGALAAAHHLLVGHGLAVRALRAAGVKEVGITLNPDRLLPATKSPADLAAVRRVETLHNDVWFEPLFAGRYPAHETETWGELLESEESFRHDGDLDLIGAPLDFVGINYYRPITVADAPHEDPDPATRTAVDVRATEMWRDDVRHTTMGWPVVPHTFTDLLVDLAKRYPTLPPVLITENGSAEADTVDAEGRVRDTDRVEYLRSHLEALAAAMRAGVDVRGYYVWSLLDNFEWARGYEQSFGIVRVDYDTQQRIPKDSYHWYRRLIAAHRARTGTPGTAT, encoded by the coding sequence GTGAGCATTCCTGAGTTGCCTGAGTCCTCCGGTTTCCCCGGCTTCCCCGACGGCTTCCTCTTCGGCGCCGCCACGGCCAGTTACCAGATCGAGGGCGCGTACGACGAGGACGGCAGAGGCCCGTCCATCTGGGACACCTTCAGCCGTGAACCCGGCCGCGTCGCCCAGGGCGCCACCGGCGACATCGCCTGCGACCACTACCACCGCTACCGCGAGGACGTCGCCCTCCTGCGCGATCTGGGCGTGGACAGCTACCGCTTCTCCATCGCCTGGCCGCGCGTCCAGCCGACCGGCTCGGGCCCGGCGAACACGGCGGGACTGGACTTCTACGACCGGCTCGTCGACAAACTGCTCGCCGCCGGGATCTCCCCAGCCGCCACGCTCTACCACTGGGACCTGCCACAGGCTCTTGAGGACCGGGGCGGCTGGCGGGTGCGCGAGACCGCGGAGCGCTTCGCCGAGTACACGGCGATCGCGGCGGACCGGCTCGGCGACCGGGTGGACCGCTGGATCACCCTCAACGAGCCATTCTGCAGCGCCTTCATCGGCTACGCGGCGGGCGGGCACGCCCCGGGTGCCCGCGAGGGCCGCGGCGCGCTCGCCGCCGCCCACCATCTCCTCGTCGGCCACGGACTCGCCGTGCGCGCGCTGCGGGCCGCGGGCGTCAAGGAGGTCGGGATCACGCTCAACCCCGACCGGCTGCTGCCGGCCACAAAGTCGCCGGCCGACCTGGCCGCCGTACGCCGCGTCGAGACGCTGCACAACGACGTGTGGTTCGAGCCGCTGTTCGCCGGACGCTATCCGGCGCACGAGACCGAGACCTGGGGCGAGCTCCTGGAGTCGGAAGAATCGTTTCGGCATGACGGCGACCTCGACCTGATCGGCGCGCCGCTCGACTTCGTGGGCATCAACTACTACCGGCCGATCACCGTCGCCGACGCCCCCCACGAGGACCCGGACCCGGCCACGCGTACGGCCGTCGACGTCCGGGCGACGGAGATGTGGCGCGACGACGTGCGGCACACCACCATGGGCTGGCCCGTCGTCCCGCACACCTTCACGGACCTCCTGGTCGACCTGGCCAAGCGCTATCCCACACTCCCACCGGTGCTGATCACCGAGAACGGCTCGGCGGAGGCCGACACCGTCGATGCCGAGGGCCGCGTCCGCGACACCGACCGGGTCGAGTACCTGCGCAGCCACCTGGAAGCCCTCGCGGCCGCCATGCGCGCCGGCGTGGACGTCCGCGGCTACTACGTGTGGTCGCTGCTCGACAACTTCGAGTGGGCCCGCGGCTATGAGCAGAGCTTCGGCATCGTCCGTGTCGACTACGACACGCAACAGCGCATCCCCAAGGACAGCTACCACTGGTACCGGCGGCTGATCGCCGCCCACCGCGCTCGTACCGGCACTCCCGGCACGGCCACGTGA
- a CDS encoding carbohydrate ABC transporter permease, with amino-acid sequence MTTITSIAPANATGKTHTRTHRAPRRQRLLRWLFVAPALAYMALFFGYPLVNNIVMSFQRYTPKTYFTGEAPFNGLDNWRAVFANELFTDAVWHTMLFTVGSLLGQFTIGLALAVFFSRRFRLSGMVRAVLLLPWLVPMVVSAVVWRRILDQEHGMLNTVLHAVGLVPADGVPWLSSPSVALLSAVLVNIWIGIPFNMVILYGGLQEIPRDVYEAAALDGSGPWRTFRSITLPMLRPVITVVLVLGFMSTVKILDLILALTSGGPADSTQTLGTVTYQLSFLQLDFGQGAVVGNVLILISAVFAVLYLRANRADFGKGK; translated from the coding sequence ATGACCACCATCACCTCGATCGCGCCCGCCAACGCCACAGGTAAGACGCACACGCGCACGCACCGAGCGCCCAGGCGCCAGCGGCTGCTGCGCTGGCTCTTCGTCGCCCCGGCACTCGCCTACATGGCGCTGTTCTTCGGTTATCCGCTCGTCAACAACATCGTGATGAGCTTCCAGCGCTACACACCGAAGACGTACTTCACCGGCGAGGCCCCGTTCAACGGCCTCGACAACTGGCGAGCCGTCTTCGCCAACGAGCTGTTCACCGACGCCGTGTGGCACACGATGCTCTTCACCGTCGGCTCGTTGCTCGGCCAGTTCACCATCGGTCTCGCCCTCGCCGTCTTCTTCTCCCGGCGTTTCCGGCTCTCCGGGATGGTCCGTGCCGTCCTGCTGCTGCCCTGGCTCGTGCCCATGGTGGTGTCCGCCGTCGTCTGGCGCCGCATCCTCGACCAGGAGCACGGCATGCTCAACACCGTGCTGCACGCGGTCGGCCTGGTACCCGCGGACGGTGTCCCGTGGCTCAGCAGTCCGAGTGTGGCGCTGCTGTCCGCGGTCCTGGTCAATATCTGGATCGGCATTCCGTTCAACATGGTGATCCTCTACGGCGGGCTCCAGGAGATACCGCGCGACGTGTACGAGGCCGCGGCGCTGGACGGCTCCGGCCCGTGGCGGACGTTCCGCAGCATCACCCTGCCGATGCTCCGGCCGGTGATCACCGTCGTGCTGGTGCTGGGCTTCATGTCGACGGTGAAGATCCTCGACCTGATCCTGGCGCTCACCTCCGGCGGCCCCGCGGACTCCACGCAGACGCTGGGCACGGTGACATACCAGCTGTCCTTCCTGCAGCTCGACTTCGGCCAGGGCGCCGTCGTGGGCAATGTCCTGATCCTCATCAGCGCGGTCTTCGCCGTGCTGTACCTGCGGGCCAACCGCGCCGACTTCGGCAAGGGGAAGTGA
- a CDS encoding PPOX class F420-dependent oxidoreductase, producing MNDLPRELRELIDSGPMAHLSTISADGSPHVTVIWIGLDGDDVVSGHMSRHVKLRNIERDPRVVLSFDAPREPGVFLNPYAVLRARATVQPSDGTWDLLNRLAKVYVSPDAEFPAPKGPGYVVRYSIERIGGVGPWALESP from the coding sequence ATGAATGATCTGCCACGCGAGCTTCGAGAGTTGATCGATTCCGGCCCCATGGCCCATCTGAGTACCATCAGTGCCGATGGGAGTCCTCACGTGACTGTCATCTGGATCGGCCTGGACGGCGATGACGTCGTCAGCGGTCATATGTCGCGGCACGTGAAGCTGCGCAACATCGAGCGGGACCCGCGCGTCGTGCTGTCGTTCGACGCGCCGCGGGAACCCGGTGTCTTCCTGAACCCGTACGCCGTGCTGAGAGCGCGGGCCACCGTGCAGCCGAGTGACGGCACATGGGATCTGCTCAACCGGCTCGCGAAGGTCTATGTGTCCCCTGACGCTGAATTCCCAGCGCCGAAGGGCCCCGGCTACGTCGTGCGCTACTCCATCGAACGCATCGGCGGGGTCGGCCCCTGGGCCTTGGAGTCGCCCTGA